The Maridesulfovibrio salexigens DSM 2638 region TATGTCGGCGAGAAGGTTTACAGGATCGGAGCAAGCATAGGAATCAGTGTTTTCCCGGATAATGGCGAAGAAAAAGAAAAGCTGATCCGCATTGCAGATGAAGCCATGTACAAAGCTAAAAATAAGGGTAAAAACGGTTACTCATTTTAAATTAGCGTTGTTTTCACAAAAAAGGCACTTTTTTCACAACAACCGCTCTAAATAAAGATTTCAAATAGTTGTATTGACCCCGCATGCCGATGTGATAAAACGAAATTAACGGGGCAATACAGTACCGTCTTTTCTTCAGCGGTGCTTTCTCCCCCGAAATACACCACAATACAATTCTTTGGAGAAAGAAATGAAATTTCGTAATGAGCATGACTGCATAGGCCAGAAAGAAGTTCCTGAAGATGCCCTATACGGGGCACAGACCATGAGGGCATCCGAGAACTTTCGCATTACCGGAATACCCATCTCCCACTATCCACACATTATCTACTCTCTTGCCCAGATCAAAAAAGCCGCCGCTTTGACCAATAATGAGCTGGATAAGTTGGATGATGAAAAGACTAAAGCTATCGTCTTTGCCTGCGATGAATTGCTGGCTGACAAGTACCATGACCAGTTTGTGGTCGATATCATTCAGGGCGGTGCCGGAACCTCCACCAACATGAATGCCAACGAGGTCATCGCCAATATCGGCCTTGAACATCTCGGCTTCAAACGTGGTGAATACGATAACCTGCACCCCAATATTCACGTCAACATGGCCCAGTCCACAAATGACGTATACCCCACCTGCCTGCGACTCACCCTGATTGCAAAGATGGACCAGCTCATCGAGTCCATGGAATATCTGCAGGAGAGCTTCGCAGCAAAGGGTAAAGAATTTTCACATATCCTTAAAATGGGCCGTACCCAGCTTCAGGACGCAGTGCCCATGACCCTCGGTCAGGAATTCACATCCTACTCGGTTATGATCGGGGAAGATATTGAGCGTGTACGCGAAGCCAAAGCCTTGATCTGCGAGATCAATATGGGTGGAACCGCCATCGGCACCGGGCTGAACGCTCCGCCCAAGTACGCAGAACTGGTTACCGCAAAGCTGAAAGAAATCAGCGGTTTTGATCTTGAGTTGGCCCCTGACCTCGTTGAGGCCACTCAGGATACCGGAGCATATGTACAGCTTTCCGGTGTACTTAAGCGCGTAGCTGTTAAAATTTCCAAAATTTGTAACGACCTGCGCCTGCTCTCATCGGGCCCGCGCTGCGGACTCAATGAAATCAACCTGCCGCGCATGGCTCCGGGTTCTTCCATCATGCCCGGGAAGGTCAATCCGATCATCCCGGAAGTGGTTAACCAGATTGCGTTCACCGTCATCGGCAGTGACGTAACCGTCAGCATGGCAGCCGAAGCAGGACAGTTGGAATTGAACGTAATGGAACCGGTTATCTGCGCCAGCCTGCTCAATTCCCTGACCATTATGCGCCGGGGATTCCGCACCTTGGCTGACCGCTGCATCTCCGGCATCACCGCCAATGAAGATGTCTGCCGCGGCTACGTGGAAAACAGCATAGGACTGGTTACCGCACTCAACCCCTACATCGGTTATGAAAAATCAACCGAAGTAGCTAATGAAGCACTTAAATCAGGACGCTCCGTCTACGACATTGTCATTGAAAAGGGTTACATGTCCAAAGAGGACTTGGATAAAGCGCTTTCACCCGCAGCCATGGTTCACACCCATCCGCTAAGCCTTGTTGAAACTGCTGACGAATAAGATTCAAAGGCCGCACAGCTTATGCTCTGCGGCCTTTTTTTATAACTGATTTGATAACGGGAGGTACTAATGACGCAGGAAAAATCAGCTTCAGCCCTATCCATGATGTTCGTGGTAGTGGGCAACATGCTAGGTGCTGGAATCCTGGCACTGCCGGTAAATCTATGTGCGGCAGGATTCTATCCTTCTGTTGCCGCCACCCTGCTCATGTGGGTGCTCATGACCTACACCGCCCTGATCTACTCGGAGCAGAAAAGTCTCACGACCAATGAGAACGCAGACCTGCCGACATTTTTCCACCAGGAACTGGGAAATGCCGGGAAATGGGTAACAATTGTCGCCAACCTGATTATTCTATACGGGGTTCTTGTTGCCTATCTTTGCGGTATCTCCGCTATTATCATGAGCCTGCAATCAGCGTTGCCCAAGTCAGTGGTCATGATTATCTATTTCGCGCTGGTTACAGGAATGACCGCGTTCGGCATGAAAATGATGAAGAAATGCACGCCTTACATGGTCACCATCATGTGGATCACTTTCGGCGCACTGGTCTTCATGGTTGTGCCCGATGTTTCAGCCCCGAACCTTGAGGCTCTAGACTGGACCTACATTCCCGCAGGACTCCCGGTACTGCTCATGGCCTTTCATTTTCATAACATCATTCCGAGCATATGCCGGACACTGGAACATGACCGCAGAAAAATTCGCACTGCCATCATCGGTGGAACCACTATCGGCATGGTAATGAATATTACATGGCTGTTGGTTGTGCTCGGCGCACTGCCCCTTTCAAATCCCGAAACACATATCGACCTGATCACCGCCTTCGGCAAGAATGATCCGGCAACCATTCCATTGGAGCAATTACTACAGACTCCTGTTTTCACCTATGTAGCCCTGATCTTCGCAGTGGTTGCAATGTCCACCGCATTCATGGCTAACGGAACAGCCCTGCTCAGCTTCATGCGCGACCTGATCTCCAGCAACTTCGGAATCAATAATAAAGTCGTTGTCTGGTGCCTGTCATTTCTTCCCCCGCTGCTGGTCGGCCTGCTTTACCCGGATATTTTTCTGGTAGCCATCAACCTTGTGGGCGGAGTCGGCGAGTGCATCATCTTCGGAATCCTGCCCGGTTTCATTGTCTGGAAATACTCCCCGGAAGGTTCAATCCGTAAATATTCAGGGATGGTCCTCATCGTCTGCTTTGCCGCAGTCCTGATCATCGAACTGGGTCAGGAATTCGGTCTCCTGCACCTCAGCCCGAATGTTGAATACTGGACCCACCATACAAGGTAGTGCCACCTTATACAGTCAGGGAGAGTATTAATACACTTCACTGCATTGAAAATAAAAGCGGGGATGATTTCAAATCATCCCCGCTTTTTTAAATCTATATTACCCCTGACAGTTTCAAACACTTCTTGGTAACATCAAACCGCGACTTGGAAAATGAAGCTCCCGGTTCGGGCGACTCAAGATAAGTGGCATAATAAAACATCCTGCCTTCCTTAACCTTCACAGCTCCTACCAACCATCCAATTTGCGGGTTAACCCGCTGAGCCCATCCGGTCTTACCCCATAATGTATACTTGTCATTTCTTTCCAAGAGCAGAATATCTCTTATGGCCTTCTGATCTTCCTGAGGAAAAGGGAGGATTCCATTATATAACTTCTCCAAGAACTCAACCTGCTCCAAAGGAGTAACCCTTAAATTGCCGTCAAGCCAGAAAGCAATAGTCGGACCTTCAGTATCAGCATTTGTATAGTCAAGCCGCAACAATTCCTCATGTATTCGATCACGCCCGATCCTTCCGGCTGTCTCCTCAAAATACCAAATAGCTGAATGTTTAACCGCCTGGGCAAGACTCAAATCCTGATTCCATGGTTTGTAACCGCGATCCTTGCCATCCCACTTCAGGACTGAATCAATACTCTCATGCACCCCGGTTTTCAGGGCAATAAGGCTATGTACTATTTTAAATGTTGATGCAGGCATCAAAGGCTGATCAGCTAGCTGCAAGTCACTGGCAGTAATGATGCTACGCTCAGCATCAAGCAGGACAAAACACCCTTTGTAAGCGCAATCTTTAAATGGGCCGGCAAGCCGTTTATCAAGAACAACAGGACCCGCAACAACGGTCGAACAAAACATGCACACCCACAAAAAAATAAATACAACCACTCTGCAAAATGACATTATCCCCTCCTGCAAAGGTCGGCTCAGCGGACAAATCTAAAACTCAGTTTTATTCTTAACCTTCCAATCCCCGTATTCCCTCTTCAAATGAAACAGGGCATTTTCAGACATCTGGTGGGATTTCATATCGAAGATGACCGTATATTCTCCCTTTACCCAAAGCTCCACCTCTGTAGGTGTCAGGGTACGGATGCTGAAACGCAGGCCGGAAGTGGAGACCACAGCACTCTTGTATTTATCAAGCACATTGCGCTTTTCGAGCATGGACCGAAAACTTTCAAAAGTGGAACTTTCGAGCAGAAATTGATCCTGCGTGAACATTCGCGGATACTCTTCATTAATTGTTACAAAATTTGTATAAAATTTATCAAAAAAGACCTTCATTTCATCAAGCACAACCTGCTTTTTCTCAAGCTTGCTCATCTTCTCGTAAAGGACTTTCTTTTCCTTTTCACTCATCTTGCGGGACTTCATCACCACAGCTTCACCCGCAACTGAATTATCAAGTTTTCCCTTTTTCTCGGATGCGGCGGCCGCAATTTCTTCCGGGGTAATGCGATGATATTTTATAATCACTTCTGAAATACCGGCCTGCTTAACATTCGGGTTCTTGTAAACAGTATGAACATTCAGGGCGAGGCTGGTCGTAGGAAATTTACGAATTCTCGGATTCTGTTTCTTATCTGTATCAACAAGGGTAAATTCC contains the following coding sequences:
- a CDS encoding NADase-type glycan-binding domain-containing protein; translation: MLRKLVLLICLLAIPATALAQPFHVRTSSFVPMDGETVFDGKYLTDSNSTTGWIENSEGNGSGEWIQFFFPAQVVVDSVYIVNGVDTGPGQEKVGRIKDVAISFSGGQRQEFTLVDTDKKQNPRIRKFPTTSLALNVHTVYKNPNVKQAGISEVIIKYHRITPEEIAAAASEKKGKLDNSVAGEAVVMKSRKMSEKEKKVLYEKMSKLEKKQVVLDEMKVFFDKFYTNFVTINEEYPRMFTQDQFLLESSTFESFRSMLEKRNVLDKYKSAVVSTSGLRFSIRTLTPTEVELWVKGEYTVIFDMKSHQMSENALFHLKREYGDWKVKNKTEF
- the aspA gene encoding aspartate ammonia-lyase; protein product: MKFRNEHDCIGQKEVPEDALYGAQTMRASENFRITGIPISHYPHIIYSLAQIKKAAALTNNELDKLDDEKTKAIVFACDELLADKYHDQFVVDIIQGGAGTSTNMNANEVIANIGLEHLGFKRGEYDNLHPNIHVNMAQSTNDVYPTCLRLTLIAKMDQLIESMEYLQESFAAKGKEFSHILKMGRTQLQDAVPMTLGQEFTSYSVMIGEDIERVREAKALICEINMGGTAIGTGLNAPPKYAELVTAKLKEISGFDLELAPDLVEATQDTGAYVQLSGVLKRVAVKISKICNDLRLLSSGPRCGLNEINLPRMAPGSSIMPGKVNPIIPEVVNQIAFTVIGSDVTVSMAAEAGQLELNVMEPVICASLLNSLTIMRRGFRTLADRCISGITANEDVCRGYVENSIGLVTALNPYIGYEKSTEVANEALKSGRSVYDIVIEKGYMSKEDLDKALSPAAMVHTHPLSLVETADE
- a CDS encoding serine hydrolase, translating into MSFCRVVVFIFLWVCMFCSTVVAGPVVLDKRLAGPFKDCAYKGCFVLLDAERSIITASDLQLADQPLMPASTFKIVHSLIALKTGVHESIDSVLKWDGKDRGYKPWNQDLSLAQAVKHSAIWYFEETAGRIGRDRIHEELLRLDYTNADTEGPTIAFWLDGNLRVTPLEQVEFLEKLYNGILPFPQEDQKAIRDILLLERNDKYTLWGKTGWAQRVNPQIGWLVGAVKVKEGRMFYYATYLESPEPGASFSKSRFDVTKKCLKLSGVI
- a CDS encoding aromatic amino acid transport family protein, with product MTQEKSASALSMMFVVVGNMLGAGILALPVNLCAAGFYPSVAATLLMWVLMTYTALIYSEQKSLTTNENADLPTFFHQELGNAGKWVTIVANLIILYGVLVAYLCGISAIIMSLQSALPKSVVMIIYFALVTGMTAFGMKMMKKCTPYMVTIMWITFGALVFMVVPDVSAPNLEALDWTYIPAGLPVLLMAFHFHNIIPSICRTLEHDRRKIRTAIIGGTTIGMVMNITWLLVVLGALPLSNPETHIDLITAFGKNDPATIPLEQLLQTPVFTYVALIFAVVAMSTAFMANGTALLSFMRDLISSNFGINNKVVVWCLSFLPPLLVGLLYPDIFLVAINLVGGVGECIIFGILPGFIVWKYSPEGSIRKYSGMVLIVCFAAVLIIELGQEFGLLHLSPNVEYWTHHTR